The genomic segment TCACCTTTTGTTCCAAGAACATCAGTCTCATACTTCTGCACAATAACCTTTCCATCATTAGTAATCTCATTTACTACTCTTTTCTAAGGCTAATCTTGATCAACAGTAAATATCTCATTCaatactatttttttcttaaattcaggTTTAGTATTCCATATTCTATTCTTAAAGGGCACCCAGACCCTCCTCTTACAATAGCACAATCTGTGTTTCCATAATGATGCACAAATGTTATTGTAAAGCTTCCATTCAATACTCCAGCTTGAGGCTGGAATGTATTTCCAGTTGAAAATACTTTTCTAAGATAAAGTTTTTCCCATAACAATGCACTCTGAGCCACAAACAGTAGAGATCTCTTACTAATAGATGTTTCATTCCCTATGTTCATGTTGCTCAAGTAGGATTCCTGGTGAACCATGAGGGGAGTCTGGAGTTCTCTTCATTGTACTTATTTGATTTTAAACAAGGGCTACATAACTGTGGAAGgcttttacttattcttttcatTCACAGGTTTCTTCTATGAAGATAATTTCTACTGATTAATAGGGGGAGAAGTCTTACTAAGCTCTTATTAAATTTCCCCGCTTGATTATACTTATAGGGTTTTTTCAGTGTGTTATCAAgcgtacaataaaataaaaacctcatCAATTCAATTCACAGAGTTTCTCTTCActatgaattctctggtgttgGAGGAGGGCGGAGTGACCACTAAAGGCTTTTCCGCAGTTGCTGCATATAAAGCGTTTCTCTCCACTATGCATTCTCTGATGGATAATAAGAGAAGAATTCTTACAGAAAGCTTTCTCACAATGATTACATTTGtagggtttttctccagtatggTTTCTCAGATGTACAATAAGGGAAGAACTCTCATTAAATGCTTTTCCACACTCATTACAtctatatggtttctctccagtatgagttCTCCGGTGAGCGATAAGATGAGAGCTACAGTTAAAGGATCTTTCACATTGATTACATTTGTAGGGTTTCTCACCAGTGTGGATTCTCCGATGAGCAACAAGGTGACAGCTCTGGCTAAAGGATTTTCCACATTTATTGCATTcatagggcttttctccagtATGAGTTCTTTGATGTCTAACAAGGTGAGCCATTTGGCTACAGGATTTTCCACATTTATTGCATTCATAGGGCTTAATCCCAGAATGAATTATTTCATGTTTAGTGAGGGCTGAACGTTCTCTGAATGCTTTGCCACATTCCTGACAGTTATAGGGTTTCTCTCCCGTGTGAGTTCTCTGATGGGCAATAAGATGGGAGCTCCAGctgaaggattttccacattCAGTACATTTATATGGTTTTGCTCCAGAGTGAGTTCTTTCATGTTTACTAAGGGCTGAGTAATCCctaaaagctttttcacattcATCACATTTaaagggcttctctccagtatgcaTTCGCATATGGGCAATAAGATGAGAGCTCCAGCTGAAAGATTTCCCACATTCAGTACATAcaaaaggtttctctccagtatgagttCTCTGATGCCCAATAAGATGGGAGTTCCAGTTGAAAGActtcccacattcattacatacataaggtttctctcctgtatgaatTCTCTTATGTACAATAAGATGAGAATTCCagctgaaggcttttccacatttaTTACATTCATAAGGTTTTATCCCAGTGTGAGTCCGTTCATGTTTAGTAAGGGCTGAACGATTCCTAAAAACCTTTCCACATTTAtcacattcatagggtttctctccagtatgagttTTCTTATGTTGGATAAGGTAAGAACTCCAAATGAAAGATGTTCCACAGTCATTATATTCATAAGGTTTCTCTGTAGCGTAAGTGCTTGTATGTTGTGTAAGGAAGGAGTCATACCCAAAGACTTTCTCCCATTCATTGTATTTATATGCTTTCTCTACAGTACCAATTTTTTGATGTTCCATAAAGGATGAAAAGTAAAagatgttttcatattctttgtaaTCATACTGGTTTCCTCCAAAGTGAATTCCCGGATGTTCATTAAATGATGGGCTCTTGTTAAAGATTTGATGGCATTCCTTATATTCATAGAGTCTTTCTCCTGTATGCATTCCCATATGATCACCAAAATGCAGTATATGATTGAAAGATTTAACAGCATCAgtgcattttaaaagattatctcCAGTTTGTACCCTTGCAGGGTGAACAGGCTGCATGGACTGGTAGAAGGCTTTGTCATACTCATTATTTTCACAGGTAATCTTATCAGTATACATTACAGCTGAGTTACATCTCCAACTTTCAGCATTTACATCAGGCTTATAGAAATGTTCCACTTGAGAAACTTTCTGAGATGGAACAATGCTTAAGCTCTGGCTACACCCTGCTCCAAGTTCACAGAACTCAGAGCCTCTTTGAGATAGTATCTGCTTTTGCATGAAGACCATCTGCCTCATAGCTGTACTCTGGTTCACGTGATACATTTCTAATTGGTCTTTACATCCCAAAACTTCTAACCTGGAGAACCAAGGATCATCCCATATGTATCTCTCCAACTTCATGCTATGAGACTGTTCCTCATCCAATATGCTCTGGGTTGGGATCAACGCTTCGCTTTCAAGATTTTTCATCCATtctgaaataaacagaaaaagtcCATGAGAGTATAGAGAAACAAATTCTAAGCGTAGGGTGGACAAGGTAAGATTTCTCGCCCATGTTATTGAAAAGACAAGTGTGAACTTGTTTCCAAATACACTGATAACCCAGAGAAAGATCACaacaggaaagaggaaaataGTAAAGAGTGAACGTAAGTAGTTAACTAGAATACAAAATGTGTACTGAATATGAATAAAACCCATTTAGGAACATTTCCCCATGTAAAGGAGGACTAGAACAAGGGACTACTGAAAGCCTGCACTTGGTTTCCTCTGGACTTAGAACCACACACCTTACCCTCTGTTGATGCTGCTCTGTATTATTTCACTGTAACAATCCATTACCCTGAGTTTAATGCTTTCTGAGTCCAGTGTGTACTTCCAGCGAATTACTGAACTTGGGGGGGTTGTCTGGAGGATCCTGACACATTTAATACTACTAAGGTGAAAAAATAATAACTGGTTAAGCAAAAGACAGATGAACAACCAGCCCCTCAGCaactaatatttaaattattaaagcgTGTCAATTCATTTCTATGTTATAATGTCCTATTGTTCTCCTATTTTGACATCTACCAAAAAAAGGAGGGGTGTTAAGTGAAAGTATCACCAACAAGGCATCAAGCCTTATTTCCTATTCCACAGAGCTCACTAAGTAACACAAAACCATCTGCCCAAAGGGCAAAAATCACAAAGTTTAAGGGTACTCCTGAAGTTCTTTTAACACTGCAGAATAGTTTGCAGAGTGATGGCAGAAGAGAAGACTTGAAAGCCAGCATACTGCAATGGAAAGGCACAGGAGTTATAGTCTGATAATCTGTATTTAATTACGGGCTCTGCCACTCTCCTTAGGTGAGTTTTCTGAAGCTTCAATGAGAACGTAAAACCAACAAAATGTCTGGCAAATTCAAGATGTGGAAGCCACCTATCATCACTGCTGAGGTATCAGTCCTCCAACAACAGAAGGGTCTTTactagtttcctattgctgctgtaacaaatcacccATCTCACAGTCTGAAAGTCAGAGGTTATAAATGGCTTTCACTGGGCTAAAATGAAAATAGCTTTCCTTCAgaagctctaggggagaatccataTCCTTGCTTTTCCCAGCTTTAAAAGCTGCCTGCATTCTTTGACTTGTAGCTCCTCTTTCTATCTTCAAAGTATATTATTCCTGTTTCTGCTTCTGTCAATCATATTGGGGTCTCTGATACTCACTCTTATAAGGATCTCATGATTATAATGAGCCCATCCAGACAATCCAAGATAATCTTTGCATCTCAAAAGATTCCTAGTTTAACTCACATCTGAAAAGCCACGTTTGCCACATAAAGCACCATATTCAGCTTTGGATGTGGACATTTTGTGAAGGGAGGAGGGTATCATTATTCAACATACCACAGTGTCTAAAAGCTACAGGAACCCAATATGGACCTAGACCCTTGTTTTCTCCAggtttttctgctttcttcactATATACTATTTTCCCCTTTTACTACCCAAGTCCATCACAACAGAGAACTGCTGAAGAACTGGCATTTATTATCAATTTTAAGCTTAGCTCCTAGAAGTTAGAGAGTCCCTctttgtgctcagctgtgtccaattctttgtgaccccatggactgtaatctaccaggttcctctgtacatgggatttcccaggcaagtacactggagtgggttgcatttccgcctccaggggatcttcaagacccagggatcaaacttgcatctcctgcattggcaggcaggttctttacctgctgagccaccagggaagccccagaagtctGGGAATGATCTTCAAATAGCTTTTGAATTTTCCCagtaaaaaacttttttaaatggtAGCTGACCAAGTCACTGACCAAACAATTTCTGACTAGCTTTACAATCAGTATTTGTGACCTGAGTATATCTTCTACCTGCAAATTATAATCTCTGTGATGAGAGGACAATCGAAACACTATACATCACTGTGACTGTGGGGCTGTAGATGCTAAGCAGGTGGTAGGCCAGAAAAGGAGATCAGCACGACAGAAGCCAT from the Capra hircus breed San Clemente chromosome 18, ASM170441v1, whole genome shotgun sequence genome contains:
- the LOC102181985 gene encoding zinc finger protein 606, coding for MAAINPWGSWGILMDQSWGMTTVDPWASWALCPQDSTWQVEETAEERRRAPGLPTAQAQEPVTFNDVAVDFTQEEWGQLDLVQRTLYRDVMLETYGHLLSVGNQITKPEVISLLEQGEEPWSMEPAYPLQGTCPEWMKNLESEALIPTQSILDEEQSHSMKLERYIWDDPWFSRLEVLGCKDQLEMYHVNQSTAMRQMVFMQKQILSQRGSEFCELGAGCSQSLSIVPSQKVSQVEHFYKPDVNAESWRCNSAVMYTDKITCENNEYDKAFYQSMQPVHPARVQTGDNLLKCTDAVKSFNHILHFGDHMGMHTGERLYEYKECHQIFNKSPSFNEHPGIHFGGNQYDYKEYENIFYFSSFMEHQKIGTVEKAYKYNEWEKVFGYDSFLTQHTSTYATEKPYEYNDCGTSFIWSSYLIQHKKTHTGEKPYECDKCGKVFRNRSALTKHERTHTGIKPYECNKCGKAFSWNSHLIVHKRIHTGEKPYVCNECGKSFNWNSHLIGHQRTHTGEKPFVCTECGKSFSWSSHLIAHMRMHTGEKPFKCDECEKAFRDYSALSKHERTHSGAKPYKCTECGKSFSWSSHLIAHQRTHTGEKPYNCQECGKAFRERSALTKHEIIHSGIKPYECNKCGKSCSQMAHLVRHQRTHTGEKPYECNKCGKSFSQSCHLVAHRRIHTGEKPYKCNQCERSFNCSSHLIAHRRTHTGEKPYRCNECGKAFNESSSLIVHLRNHTGEKPYKCNHCEKAFCKNSSLIIHQRMHSGEKRFICSNCGKAFSGHSALLQHQRIHSEEKLCELN